The window CCCTTTTATATTGATAATAGTGGCATTTTCCACAAGTTTTATCCCAACATTCTATATCTGATGGGTTATTTTTACATTCCATCCCACGATGGGCTTCTTCTTTAGTGCGTTTTTTATTATTACCACTGTGACAATCAATGCATTTAAAATTGTGATTATCTGATACAGCTTCTATATTGTTATGGCATGCTTTACAGCTTGAAAACTCATTAGCCATCAAAGACTTTTTTAAAGGTGATATAAAAAAGGCAGATAAAATTATTATATAAATAATTATTGTTTTTATTTTATTAATATAAATATAAATAAACATTATAAATTTTG is drawn from Deferribacterota bacterium and contains these coding sequences:
- a CDS encoding cytochrome C, whose translation is MANEFSSCKACHNNIEAVSDNHNFKCIDCHSGNNKKRTKEEAHRGMECKNNPSDIECWDKTCGKCHYYQYKR